The Deinococcus radiopugnans ATCC 19172 nucleotide sequence CTCCAGCCCAAGGGGAGAGCCGCCGACGAGTTCCCCGATGCGGCTCACCGGCGGCAGATCGTCCGTGGTCAGATCGAAGCTCAAGCGGGCACGTTTGGCCCGCTGCGCGAACAGGTGGATGGCCTCTGCCTCAATTGCCGCCTCAAATGACGCACCAGCCGCAGGCAGGCCCAGCCCGCCGAGGGTCAGCGCCCATTCGTCCTCCAGACCCAACCGTTCACGAGAGGTGACCAGCAGCCTGACCCCAGGACACGCCAGCAGCAAAGTCGTCAGGTACGGCGCGCCCACCAGCAGGTGTTCGGCGCTGTCCAGAACCAGCAGAATGGGTCGTGTGCCCAGTGCCGAGAGCAGCGCCTTGAAGGGCGGCTGCTCGGCGGGCAAGGTCAATCCCAGGGCGTCGGCGATGGCTCCCGGCAATGGACCCAGAGAAACGGCGGCCTCTAGCGAGATGAAGACCGCCTCTCCCTGCTGCTGGGCGGCCTGCGCCACCTCAAGTGCCAGCCGGGTCTTGCCGATCCCGCCGGGCCCCACCAGCGTCAACAGGCGCACTTCGGGCCGGGCCAGTGACCGCAGAAGCTCGGCGCGCTCTTCCTCGCGTCCCACGAACGATGTGCCGCGCAGGGGCAGGCCCGGACGCAGTCGGGCCGCCTGAGGTTGCCACTTGAACAGAGCCTGCCGCGCCTCGTCTGGCGTCAACGTCAACCCGATCTCATAGTCGCGGGCCTGCTGACGCAGCCGCCCGAACAGTGGACTCTGTCCGGCCATCAGCACGGTCAGCAGCCGCGTGAACTGTTCTGGTTCCGGGTCTGCCGCGCCGGGCAGCCAGCAGGCACGTTCAGCCAGCGTTGCGCCCGCCGCAAAATCGCCCCGCGCCGCCGCACGTTCGGCCAACGTCAGCAGCGCTCCACGCACCTGCGCGGCGAGAAACTCGCGCGTCGCGAAGATCCAGTCCTCCAGTTGCACACCCGCATCCGGCAGGTGAACGCCTGCCAGGAACGGCCCGGTGTACAGCTCTACGCTGGCCTCCAGCTCGCCCGCGTCCAGATGCGACAGCATGTGAGAGGCGTCGCAGATCACGCTGGCCCGCAGGCGATCACCGTCTGTCTCCAGGGCACCAGGCGCTTCCTGCCGCAGCCGACGCACGGTGGTGCGCAGGCTGCCCAGGGGATCGGCGGCCCGACCAAAAAAAACTTCGCTCAGAAAGTGGCGAGCACGCTCGCCTTCCAGCCCCAGGTAGGCGAGCAGCACCAGGGATTTGGGCCGTGAGTATGCCGTCCCCTGCAACGCCAGCCCCCCCAGGGTTCGCAGGTACATGATCTATTTTAGGCTCGTGGACTTCTGGGCCGTGTCAGGGTCTAGGACATCGAGCCCTACGCCCAGTCTGCCCTGACCACCCTTCCTCCGTTGGATCGGGCCGCAGTTGCTCTCGCAGGTCAACCTCTGCCCGCGCCCTGAGTGCGCAGCGCCAGAACAATGTCAATAAACGCCGACGCGGGTGCGGACACACGGGTTCGGTGCCAGGCGACTGCGCCGTCCATGACCATCGGCCGCTGGTGGGCGGCGTAGCGGATGGGCCGCCGCACCAGTCCAGGCAGCTCGGCGGGCCACGAGGGCAGCGCCAGGGTGTAGCCGAAGCCGCCGGCCACGAACTGGTTGCGCGTCTGGGGCCCAGCCCCCTCCAGCAGTTGTGGCGGGACGACGCCGTTGTGCTTGAGCAGCTTGAGCACATGGTCATACAGCGGTGGATGGACCTGACGCGGATGGATGACCATCACCTCGCCGTCCAGGGCCCTCAGCGGCACCTCGCGGAGACGGGCCAGGGGATGCTTGGCGGGGAGCAGAGCGACGTAGGCCTCCCGCCACAGCTGCTCCCAGGCGATCTGATCGCCCTCGATGGGCAGAGTCACGAAACCCACATCCAGCGTGCCATCGGTCAACGCCTGAAGCTGAGCGCTGCTGAAGAGCTCCTTGAAGGTGAGCCGGGCCAGCGGATACCGTTCGGCGTAACGCCGCAGGGCCGCAGGCACCACCGCGTGGTTGAGAAATCCAGTGGTGCCCAGCACCAGATCCCCGGCCTCCAGTGGCCCTGCGGTGCGGAGCCGGGGCAGCGCTGCCGTTCGCGCCTGCACCGGAAGAGAGGCGCTGAGCGCCCGCTGGGCCTCCGCAACTGACCAGTGAGGGTCATCGGTTAGGTCGGATTGAAGTTGGCCCAGCATCACGCTCTGTCCAGCGGTCAGCAGCAGCAGCAGGCGCTCCAGTTCCTCGATGTTGGGCGCAGGGCCACCTGCGAGCCAGCAGGCCCGCTCGGCCAGATCGGCTCCGGCATTGAAGTCGCCCTGCGCCGCCGCCTGCTCGCCCAGCCTCAGGAGTGAGCCGCGCACGCGCCGGGCGATGGTGGCACGGCGCGCGTACACCCAGTTTTCAAGCGGTTCACTCCAGTCCGGCAGATGGACCCCCGCCAGGAACGCGCCGGTGTACAGCGCCGTGGCGCCAGAAAGATCGCCTGCATCGAGGCGGCTGAGAAGGTGCTGAGCGTCGCAGGCGATCGTGGCCCGCAGCCGAGTGCCGTCCACCTGTACCGCGCCGGGAACCTCGTCGCGTAGACGGTGCAGGGTGGTCCGCAGACTGCCCAGTGGATTGACCGCTCCCCTGAAAAACAACCGGGCGAGGTGAGCGCGCTCCTGCCGGCCTTCCACCGCCAGATAACTCAGCAGCAGCAGGGACTTGGAGCGTGTGCAGACCCCGCCCCGAAGCTCCAGCTTGCCGAGCGTCTGGAGGATCACGCTCTATCTTAGCGCTGGCGCCGGCCCTTGCGGACCCCGGACGCTCAGGAGTCGTCTACGCTGCGCTCGTCCTGACTGTAGGCCACCGCCTGCTCCAGGGTCATCGTTCGTCCGGTGGCCCAGGCCACGTCGAAGTCCGCATGCCGGCACCCGGCCCTGGATCCCAGCCTCCGGCACCCTTCGAGATGGCCGAGGTCCACTGAGGTGCGGCACCCCAGGTGCTCTTCAAGCATGGTGGCGGCGGCCAGCAGCACGGCGCCCCTGCGCCCCTGGCCCTGGTCGAGCGACAGCCGGCCAAGCCCCTCCAGGACACCGGGGATCAGCAGGAGATAGCCACGGTTCAGCAGTCCCCTGAGTGCCTGGGTGTAGGAGCTCCGGGCGGCCCCGAACTCACCGCGCTGGCGGTAGAGATCGCCGAAGTTCTTGTGCAGGCCGTCCACCTCTCCGCCGATTTCGAGTTTGTAACGCAGCGACTGCTCGTAGGCGGCCTGCGCCCCGGCCAGGTCACCCTCCTTCAACATCAGACTGCCGAGGTTTTTCAGGCTTGAGGCCAGGCCATGCCGCTCGTTCGCGGCCTGGAACCCTGCCCGCGCCTGCTCGTACCACTGGCGGGCCATTGCCGTCTCACCCAGACCGACGGCCACGTTGCCGAGGTGCAGCCAGGTGATTGGCGAGGGCAGGCCGAGCTGTTCGCGCAGCGCCAGAGAGGCTTCAAGGAGCCGCCGGGCTTCGAGGTGGTCGCCCATGTCCATCGCCAGTTCGCCCTGAACGGCGAGCGCCTGTTCCCGTACGTCCGGGGGCGTGTCCAGCCCTGCCGCCAGGCCGAGCGACAGCCACCACCGTCCCTCGCGTGCCCGGCCTGTTCGGCCCCAGTAGACCCGCAGCCAGGTCACGCAGCGCAGCACTTCTTGCGGCTCGCCCCAGTCGAGCCAGGTCTTCAGTACGGCGCGCAGGTTGTCGAGTTCCAGTGTGAGCCGGTCCATCCACTGCCGTTCGTCGCGCAGATTCAGAAACGCGGTGTAGGCCTGCTGAACCTGCGCCCGGTAAAACGCGGCATGGGCGAGCTGGGCGCGGCGCTGCTCTTTGGGGGTCTGCCTCAGTCGCTCACGGGTAAACTGCACGATCAGGGCATGTAGACCGTAGCGGCCAGCGCCCATCACGCGGATCAGGGACTTGTCCAGCAACCGGGCCAGCACGGGCAGACTGGCCCCCGCCACCTCGCCCGCCGCCTCACGGGTAAAGCCGCCGTGAAAGACCGAGAGCCGCGCCATCACCGTCTGTTCCGCCTCGCTGAGCTGCGCCCAGGTCTGCTCAAACACGGCGCGTACGCTGTGGTGCCGCTGCGGCACGCCAGGACTCTCGGTTTGCAGGAAATCCAGACTGCGGCGGGTCTCGCGGGCAATCTCCTCCAGGGGCAAC carries:
- a CDS encoding LysR family substrate-binding domain-containing protein; amino-acid sequence: MILQTLGKLELRGGVCTRSKSLLLLSYLAVEGRQERAHLARLFFRGAVNPLGSLRTTLHRLRDEVPGAVQVDGTRLRATIACDAQHLLSRLDAGDLSGATALYTGAFLAGVHLPDWSEPLENWVYARRATIARRVRGSLLRLGEQAAAQGDFNAGADLAERACWLAGGPAPNIEELERLLLLLTAGQSVMLGQLQSDLTDDPHWSVAEAQRALSASLPVQARTAALPRLRTAGPLEAGDLVLGTTGFLNHAVVPAALRRYAERYPLARLTFKELFSSAQLQALTDGTLDVGFVTLPIEGDQIAWEQLWREAYVALLPAKHPLARLREVPLRALDGEVMVIHPRQVHPPLYDHVLKLLKHNGVVPPQLLEGAGPQTRNQFVAGGFGYTLALPSWPAELPGLVRRPIRYAAHQRPMVMDGAVAWHRTRVSAPASAFIDIVLALRTQGAGRG
- a CDS encoding ATP-binding protein; this translates as MYLQTLGKLELQGAAYSRPKSLLLLCHLALEGARDRHHLSALFFGQAHDPHGSLRSTIRRLRQEAPGSLEQEGEFLRTAVHCDARDMLTWLDACELERGIGLYTGPFLAGLRRADWGVELEEWVYTTREYLASRVRSALLTLAEGQAATGSFGAAADLAERALELEGAAEPEAEEFGRLDCLLVAGHSPLVARLRQQGHELGLDLHHSVEDARRALLSHAAESAGASLDIEARPHLPSRITEFVGREVERGEIVRALARPEVRLLTLVGPGGSGKTRLALEVARALQARQAVAFASLEAVAELRDLPRAIAHAAGLNLPGDQPPLPALQACLQGPPLLMVLDGVEHLLEGTEQLQTLLRGCPSLTLLLTSRERLNLEEEWALTIGGLNLPPPGATVPQIRDAEAVQLFVMRARRASLGFRPDETDWPVVAQIAALVDGSPLGLELAAAWIRLLPLEEIARETRRSLDFLQTESPGVPQRHHSVRAVFEQTWAQLSEAEQTVMARLSVFHGGFTREAAGEVAGASLPVLARLLDKSLIRVMGAGRYGLHALIVQFTRERLRQTPKEQRRAQLAHAAFYRAQVQQAYTAFLNLRDERQWMDRLTLELDNLRAVLKTWLDWGEPQEVLRCVTWLRVYWGRTGRAREGRWWLSLGLAAGLDTPPDVREQALAVQGELAMDMGDHLEARRLLEASLALREQLGLPSPITWLHLGNVAVGLGETAMARQWYEQARAGFQAANERHGLASSLKNLGSLMLKEGDLAGAQAAYEQSLRYKLEIGGEVDGLHKNFGDLYRQRGEFGAARSSYTQALRGLLNRGYLLLIPGVLEGLGRLSLDQGQGRRGAVLLAAATMLEEHLGCRTSVDLGHLEGCRRLGSRAGCRHADFDVAWATGRTMTLEQAVAYSQDERSVDDS